The genomic stretch ACGTGCAGAGTCTGTTAAAGAGCCATTATCGTCTGACAACGAATCTGATTCTGATGATTCAGTTCGATCCTATAGAAAAATGGCCCAGCAAaggacgttgaaagagttggcagcGCCAGATCTTGACCAACAACCGCTTTGCATCCAGTATCCACCTTTGGATGTTAACTTGAGTTGAAGTCGGGCCTCATCCACTTATTGCCTTCTTTCCATGGGCTGCTTGGTCAGGACCCAAATAAACATTTGAAGGAGTTTCATATTGTCTGTTCTAGTATGAAACCTGCTGCAGTGACTGAAGAAAAAATTAAGCTGCgagcttttcctttctccctgAAGGATGCAGCTAAAGAGTGGTTGTACTATCTTCCACCTGGTACTGTTAAAACATGGAATATTATGAAGACTATGTTTCTGGAACGATATTTTCCAGCATCTAAAGTTGGAAGCATCAGGAAAGAGATATGTGGTATAAGGAAATATACAGGAGAGTCTTTGTATgaatattgggagagatttaagcggttgtgtgctagttgccctcatcatcagataagtgaacaactcctcattcagtacttttatgaaggattacaatCACTGGATAGGAGTATGATTGATGCAGCCAGTGGGGGTACACTAGTTGATAAGACTCTTGCTGCAGCCAGAAacttgatttctaatatggctgCTAACTCACAACAGTTTGGCATTCGCCAAGATCCTACTCCACCACCCAAATCAGCTAATGAAGTAAGCACCTCTAATGCTAATTAGCTTGATCAACAATTGGCCAAATTAACTGTAGTTGTACAACAACTTGCTTTAGGCCAACAGGTGAGGCCATGTGGAATCTGTCAGGTTGTGGGGCATGCTACTGATACTTGCCCTACTCTATTTGAGGGAGAGATTGAGGGTGTTAATGCTGTAGGAAATTTCCCTGGTCAACTACGTCAGATGTACTATGAACCATTTTCACAAACTTATATCCTGGTTGGCATGATCATCCAAATCTTCGttatgggaatcaacaacaagTTGCTCCACAATCTACATCTGTGAGACCACCTGGTTTCACTTTTCAACAACGGTCTCAACATAATTTTGTACCCATACCATCGCAAGCATCGCaagctgctccaccaccaagtgcCAAACCTTCCACTGAAGATTTAATCAATGCAATTGCTACAAATATGCTTCAGTTTCATAAAACTACCCAAGCGTCCATAAAAAGTTTGGAGAATCAGGTGGGACAACTAGCGACATCATATGATAGGTTGGAAGCTCATCTTTCTAATAAATTGCCTTCACAACCTGAGAGGAATCCCAAGGAGAATGTAAGTGCGATAACACTACAAAGTGGTATACAATATGAGCCACCACACAACCTTTATTGCCAGCTCCAGTGCAAAAGCAAGTAGTAGACAACTCCATCCATGATGAACCATCAATGCAGAAAAAGTCACATAAACCAACTATGCCAACCTATGTCTCTCGTCCGCCTTTTCCAAGCACATTGAAAAATTTTAAGAAAGAGGAAGCTAACAAGGAAATTCTTGAGACTTTTCGCAAAGTTGAGGTAAACATTCCATTACTTGATGCTATTAAAAAAGTGCCACGTTATGCTAAATTTTTGAAGGAGTTGTGCACGAATAAGAAGAAATTGAAGGGTAATGTAAatataagtgtgggggagaacGTCTCTGCTGTTCTCCAAAAGAAGCTGCCACCAAAATGCAAGGATCCTGGAACCTTTAGAATTCCTTGTATGATTGGGAATAAAAGGATTGAGCGATGTATGGTATATTTAGGAGCATCGATTAATGTCATGTCATATTCATCATATGCTTCTTTAAATCTTGGGCCACTAAAGGAGACAAGAGTTATTGTTCAGCTGGCAGATCGCACTAATGTTTATCCTTTAGGGGTAGTTGAAGATGTGTTGGTAAAGGTTGATGGACTTGTCTTTCCAGCAGACTTCTATGTACTTGAAATGGGGGATGCATCAATACCCAATCCGACACCAGTTTTATTTGGGAGGCCATTCTTGATGACAACAAATACAAAGCTGGATGTTAGAACAGGAACACTGACAATggaatttgatggtgaagttatcAAATTCAATGTGTTTGATTCTCCTGGTAAGATTAAAGGGAAGGAGACTTCATTGAAATACCCAACATAAAGATCTTGAGAGCGGCATTTAGTCGAGCTAACGACGTTAAACAAAGCGTACTTGagggagttttcttttccttatctttcgttttattttcattgaggacaatgtattgtttaagtgtaacgacccaaattcgctaataaggcttaagggccttgattagtgtgcctggagggcataatgagaattatgtgtgactttgatgagtaaatgcatgattatgatttaaagcatgatatatgactatttgaatatttgagatgcatgactatgtgtattagtatgcatgtaggccctgattaggttagaagggcataatcataattttggccagtatgggcataactgtattgatatatgtgataattgtagagaccacattattatgtggatatatctgtgatctgtgactcgagacgatcctagggagcagattagcgaaaaagtcacggcggggatttatacccggctcggggtgagcctaggggtataaatgggaatttagtgagtatattggggtctattttgatattgagaaatattattggtgattaattaggtatcgggaatcaAGCGGTagatattagagacactcgaggaattagctagaattgggtaaaatgactaaaatgccctaagaggattaaagggttagaattaaaagggagggcataatagtcatttggcttatagGAGTTAAGTGTTattaaggctttatgttagtggaagttgtagaaaagtataaaagtctgaaaagaaaagaaggaaaagaaagaaaaaggaaagggagaaaacagagagttcctaaggtcggtttatgctttcttcatcagtttcttgagtattttttggagcaaagctcgcggaggagctaagttaggctgagcatcaagaatcctaagctaggcttggagaattggcagaggtttagcaagaacaccctaacacttgaggtaaggttttgtagtttcttcagtttttggttttggtttttgaactatggtgtgtAAGCTGACTTTGATGGGAACTTCAGGGAATTCAGGGccaaggttgaggaagagcaatctaaggaggtgtagaggttgtattGAAGTCCAAATCCCAttaaggtatgaattctaagcttgtAACTcagatgttttgactggtttcagCTGAGTTTCTGAacttagggtcagctatggtgaattttgagattagggatgcatgtgtttgggttttgggtatttggggtgcttgggatgagtggattaTGTTCATAAGATTGTTcttgagtttggtaaaggtttggagaagttttggttgagtttggttcgaggaaatcgcaggaagaaaAACTGAGGTggtgtctgtctgtgactagcgctacagtgctagcctttgggtgtcgtagcgctaggccatgcatgctgagggggtTTTGCttttgtttgtagcgctgtagtgccctcctgagagcgctgtagcgctgccctgttttcagaagggtattttagggttgtttgcaagggtttttaaccaagggtttggggtttgattccaccaccttgtttggtggaactaggacttcccaggggctcgggattagcctcgaggctaggttttggacttgaggtttgatgatgactttggcctatggttgtgtataggtgagtgctagggctcgaaagggatcgtgctcaaggagtcgagagatcaaagctagcgaatcgaaaggtaggaaaactgcacccggttatatgattatgatgggactaagtgctctcgatacttgtattatgtcaatgatggtattacgccatgggacatgtgatagcggcctaagggtgctatacacaatatttgcgcacagggcgcggcttggccactggtagtcgaggacagcttaatattcactgagctcggtttaagcgggccggagttagtgggataacagagggagaggcctgagggcgctagccctagttatcatttgtgaactgatatatgatatgagttgatatgtttagtatgtggaatacttgattatattgaATACTtgtatggttgagaatatgtgatgcaatatgatatattgttttgtttattgattgcttatgctctgatgttgtgttttcttgctggaccttggctcacgggtgctacgtggtgcaggtaaaggcaaaggcaagctggaccaatcctgagatggagagctgcggggttgaatgtacatagccagctgttcgatcgccatggtcgaggagtggatcaggacagggattgcctaactgtctgttttgccttaatatggcttgatattgtatttaaaccttatgtcttttgtaaacggtcttaaatcttattatttttgggatcccgtgtaaacaggaaacgtttcttaatgaaaaatgtgacttttggagaccaaaacattttaaccctagttcctttatagtttcaataacacgttttaaattaaatgacttgattagcaagtctagcactttgtaaacacacagtgtaatggtcttggctattcagggcgttacattaagtgtgggggaagggaacaatttcattttatttgttgtttattttattttttttctgttATTTTTTCTGTTTTCGTATTTTTTTTCTTGTGTTGGTCTTGTTGAAAGCATTAGTCGATGCTGAAACTTTGAATTGTGCCTAAAGTGATGTTAGACAAGGAGGAATTTTGTATGATTTGTGTGCTTGATTCCTATgtgaattgctattttgatttatgTTGTTTTTCACTCTATGCACGATTGAATTCACCACTTGAATGTATtggaaatttttttttatgcttgttgaaaaaaaaaaaaaattgaagtccCAACCATTCTAGAAATCATTGATCaattgtttgaggcgaaatcataagtacatatgattaggaagatgattgaggcagttctttggatcgtttgaacCGTTCAAGCCAACCTATTATATGATAATCCCTAGTTTCCCATGTTCGAGCCATGACAACTGTTACTTTTCTTCTATGAACCGAAATTTTGACCCTATAcctcattaaaaaaatatttctttttgtaacccattgcaccatggttatatatatgatttttgatTTTGTGGGACGGTTTGAAAGTAAAAAAAGGGGGAAATACTTATGAGTTATTTGTTTGGTTGTAATTTGTGTATGATCTCTATTTCTCTccttgaaatattattaaaaaaaaagaaggaaaaaaaatgatgatttgcaataaaaaaaattcatatatgcaaattttgcaaaagtataagtgtgggagAAATAGTGAGATCATTACGGAAAGAAGAGTAAGAAAAAATAGGTATTTCTTGAATTATATGGGAAAATTTGGGGCAAGTTCAAAGAATGGAAttgatgtatgctatggtgtgatttgagcttaaatgtatctttctcaactacccttaaccttagccttacattacaagcctataaagactttttgatttttgatcattgtgtgtttatattagtggagaatgattggttaatgtctatggaatAGATGCTTTGTATTGAAAAACATTTTGGTATATAAGGACTGCtttaaaagaaaatgatttgtcaagtatggattaaatttgatgcatttgagttggtgttgtgattaagtgcttagttaattatttttttttttttaaaattaaatggtgaattacatatggagttgaaattctaaagattatgaaaatctgaattgtttTGACATTACTTATTTGTGTGATTCTCAGAGATATTCAAGCTTTTGACAAGACCTTTGTTTAGTGAGTCTagattagtttgttttatttttagttttgttattCCAGTGTTTTGCTAAAGGACTAGCAAtattcaagtgtgggggaatttgataaggtcatttttatattaatatttgataagtttttccatgcttagatggtgttatgatagtatttttagtagttttaacttagtttcgtgactctacaacatattttctacattgcattttatgatgataaatctgacattttgatgtcaagtgtagttaaaatgaagttttaggagtattcaaggctttcgggattgaaatgttgaagtggcggcaacgtacaagctatctaaggtcaagaattgaagaaattgaaaaTAGGCCGTGGCTCATAAAATTCAGGCCGCGacactttaattggaattgacGTTTCAGATTTTTCTGTTCCAAACAGGCCGCTGCTCAGTTTTTTCAAGCCGCTGCTTGTGTGACAAATTTCTGCACATATTTTGTTTTAGGCTGCGACGCGAATTTTCCAGGTCGCGGCTTGCGACgtcgttttcatatttttaattactttttaatcagaatttaattgagactataagagattattagggttaattttagagggggtttttattacggtttaggagagaaaaagacttagaaagggctggagagaagactacaacactattgttcatcaatctaatttcttttctccccataatctctttaattttaattataattatgtttgtgattatgattactattatggtgTAGGTTCTTTTTatgttaagggttaattcaaaactcaagacatgaattcttgattgttgataatgaatattattctttaatttctctcaatattaaattgtttctatttttctaattgaatgttatgaattttgtgatttcttgttaggtggccaactaattaaggttttacattattcaattgtcatcttagaattactactcacctaatagtttaggattctaagtgtatgtgataaattgcaattgatagtgatgtcaaaagaattattgattgtgatgaaaaatagaacctaggttaaatgaagagaatatactcatttggtaccctatgtttttgcaaagtatcattttggtagcctctgttttcaataatactcatatggtaccctgtattttaaaatcgtacatatttggtaccctaaactcagatttgatagataaaattttgtcaatttaatcaaactgttgtcaattatgtaagttgcaaatttaaatttaattacataattacatataactgaagacagtttgatcatattgacaaaattttatctatcaaatctgagtttagggtatcaaatatgtacgattttaaaatacagggtaccatatgagcattattgaaaacagagggtaccaaaatgatacttttcaaaaacacaaggtaccaaatgagtatattcccttaAATGAAtgatatgcttcattaatttattgcctagattaacttgtttccatagaacTTAAtactttatctaagttaaatagattgtatgcttagttaaaagagttaattattgcgTGTTTCGCCTTAATTACTCATaatagggagattgggataattgactgtttcagcgttatctgcggggttaatagtttaattgagaaatttgaataatatttattattagtgattaggaatgattgttgagggtggagattaacctttaactgtttcttaatatcgtaatatcaatctttatttgctttctagtttatattatttaattttgagttaaaaatcaaaatctcccttttaagttttagtgttaattattgaataataaattgaacgatagtcctcgtgggttcgacctgtgctttCTATTATACTAagataattggaagtattgaaagaaaaatcattgttaaatttgttgtggtatacgacAACCATCAATAATGTTGTCTTATAAATATTCTTGTAAAAAAATGCAAAATAAACATGAAATATTGATCATGAGGGTTTCCACATAAGGTCTTATGTGGTGTTTGATTTTATGTTGATTAAATTTCATGCTAGATGTAATAGTGTGGTATTCAAGTGTAGGTGAATGTAGGGTAAATTGTTAAATGGATAAGAGCATTTTATGAAAATTGTTTAAACATGATTTGGTGAAATAatgcttggttttttttttttataatttgtgaGCAAATTTGTGAAACAATGTTTTAAAATGCACATGTGATGCCTTAAGTGATATTTGGtttttaagtaaataaaaagacattttatttcacatttaaatgATGTACTCAATTAATACATGcagatttttgtgtatattttataaagaaaatatgatttttaatccaagttgtgatttttgaatgaattaatagttgctgaaatttttgattaaaaataagaaaggtcttataaatgagataaataatgtgagtgCATTAAATAAATTATACCCTAAATTATGTACatgtaaaaatgatattttctaaAATGTAAATATGAAGTTTCACATATTTATTTAGgttcagtttttttttatttaaatattttggttttaaattcacttataattttagacaaaataaatagttgcGGGAAGTTTGTGCTAATaagttaaaataataattttgtttaagaTTTAAGAGTCTTTCACCTAAATAATCAAAGTCTTAAATATTATAAATGAAAATACATTTTTCcacattttaaattataaattctcacatttaatcatataattttttattaaaattagaaAGATTTCAAAATGACTTTAAATTTTGTTATTTCCTATGCAAtttaaaataatgaatgaaattattattttttgagaAATTAAGAAACGACTAAATGAGTTATTTTtataaagtaaaaataatatattaaatggTTTAATCAAACTTTGGGACTTAAAGAAACAACTAATGGTAAAGTAATAATGTTgttgaaattatttaaaaaaacatgaaataagcatgtaggaattatcgttcTAAAACGTTAACAACGCTCCCACGTACGCATGTCacatgcaaatgcatttttatgttcaaatatatgcctattgttcAAGAATATGATTTTTACTTTGTAATCATGAATGGTCAATAGGTagaattaatattattattttatgtgaaaatgtgtatgtttggaattattggtcaTCTTGTACCATGTGTGCCTGACCCATGCACATGTGGGGTATgtatatgtgttgggcatgagtattGTTATATAATTCTAAGAGACgacatttgattatgattataggctcgttgtgaagtttttacattttttatttgctcggaccagaggtaaggaagttagatagaatttctatgtttattcTATGAAATAGTAAGATTGGTGTGAAATGCCCTAAACAAGTGCTTTATAAAACATCACATATTCATTGGTTTATAAGAAAAATCCACTTACTATAAAGatttcagtggggtcttgcttaaaacatgcaagttgggcccaatagtttaaaaagaaaatatcagtttttatgcaaagttctaaaacaaccaaaagttcaagtcccactgataagtttgaaaagtcccattaaacataacattattaaaagaaaaatgacatttttaattgatcgtttctcgtccataggatgcccccacgccatacacaccacgacgatagaactccccacatcaccacgcgggccatagagaaacctatttgctacctggaagggaaagtaagggggtgagctaaaagctcagtaaggaagtacaaacatcaAACAAGCAAAACACAAACATATTCatccatctttatacatcatagcatcattgtCATAATGGCgtaaatatcataaacataaacacatattcacgtcaacataacatcatcatcataacctCACCATAACAACACATCATAACaacacatcataacatcatcataaatatttccttgtgaacatgacccgctaacttgtccatgtcaccctttgaggtaaacaggatctctggtccttgaataacctcgcgCGCGTCTGCCCTTTGagctacgtcttcatatccttagtaactcgggttacgtcttcatatccttagcaatcCCTTTTTATTGTGTCACGTTCattacgctaacatccattcatagcatacaacattcatacaatccaaacatatcatcatgtcaagcatttcataattcatagcgtaaagcatcataacactttcattcatacaaacaatcttaccattcacaacataagtaaataaaattctatctaacttccttatctcaggtccaagctaagtaaaatgacaacttctcaacgagcctataccataatcaaaataacattccttagcttcacataaacactattttgcccactcatataacttatgtgtgcatgggccatgcacacatggtgagagttacccacaacatacaaatatgcatAGTTACATATAAGGTCATAAAAAAATAATGCACATTCTACATGtttttgcatgcatgatctttctataaaaactacatggttgcataatagacataattttggacgtaaaagtgaatttgcatgcgacatgcatacgtgggaacgttgcgtaaatgtggcgtttaaaacgataattctacgcgtcttacttctatcgaaTTCAAAATAATAAACTTGTAACATTCTTTGTTTACctttatttatctctttaaaaatTTTCAAGTTGATTAATCTTCTAAAAgcatttcataaaaataatttaatcaacCATTAACATGTTTacttagaaaataacattataattcaattatcaaatttataaattttaatgtgAGAAAAATCTAATTTAGATGTGGAAAATattcttttaattatattatttttaagacttaattttaagtGGAACAAATTCATATGTAAAAATccaatgattatttttataaatatttaactaaactttcagccatgttttaatttatttaaaaaaatcacaagtaaaatattttcaccatttttcttaattaaaaacaaagaaaatcataactataTATATCAACACTCATAGTCATAATAAAAATAccattattaatattttcataggtTATGGtgttaatttatttcaacatataCACAAAATTCCCTTTTATTTAAAAACACAACTTCACTTTTTATTAAAATTCCAACAACTATTTTTTAACCTCAAAATCATCattcttattttttaaaactcatatttcctcaaaaatatatatataaaaaatatgtaagcatttatttacacaaaaatatcatttcaaggcatctttaaatttcccatttaatttcttaaaacatcaaaaaacttgcaaaatttatttaagcactcaaaacattattctcatcataaacaacatcatttttgcacaaaaatcagcaagcacattaaatcatgaaattcattcttttcattatattcacaaaattcatgcttATTTATGTAACAATATTCACAAACCCTAGCATATTTCTACACATCTTTAACCATTTTAATGTCACcattagcatacaataattcatcaaccACCTTAAAACATATTTGAAAATCATAAACAAATAACCATATTTGATCTTGTCTTAAATATACTCTTGACATTTTACCATCATACAAGTATTTCAAGAGAAACAAAACTAACATATATCCATTTAAATCTTacaacaacctatcatgtttctaaaatttaaattgacatataacaaaaaataatcaTCATGCTTTGAATATCACCCTTAGGTCGAAATCCCCTTAGCCCAAAATACTCAAAtcttttcataaaaaataaaaacactcaTCATCATATCTATTAGATCACCAATTAAAACCATTGCATGCTTTCACATATGATCTTTAGGCCAAACTGTACCTATCATCAAATCATTGAAAACCTTAGGCAACATGTCATCAACACcttatatcaataatcaatacaaTACACACATACATACCATGAGTATACATAAAAATTACAACCCTAAGAATCAAAACAAGAATGGAGGTTCCAAtacctcctttgatagaaatCAAAGAACCCAAATAGTTATGGTCACCCTATGCCCTTTTGAGATTAGAACCTAGCATCACCAATG from Humulus lupulus chromosome 5, drHumLupu1.1, whole genome shotgun sequence encodes the following:
- the LOC133777685 gene encoding uncharacterized protein LOC133777685, whose protein sequence is MQKKSHKPTMPTYVSRPPFPSTLKNFKKEEANKEILETFRKVEVNIPLLDAIKKVPRYAKFLKELCTNKKKLKGNVNISVGENVSAVLQKKLPPKCKDPGTFRIPCMIGNKRIERCMVYLGASINVMSYSSYASLNLGPLKETRVIVQLADRTNVYPLGVVEDVLVKVDGLVFPADFYVLEMGDASIPNPTPVLFGRPFLMTTNTKLDVRTGTLTMEFDGEVIKFNVFDSPGKIKGKETSLKYPT